The region CAACCAGCTGAAGAAGAAAAAAGTTCTTTCGATGTAATTTTAAAAAGCTTTGGAGAACAAAAAATTGGCGTAATTAAAGTTGTTAGAGAAATTACCGGATTAGGTTTAAAAGAAGCTAAAGACTTAGTAGAAAAAGCTGGTACACCTGAAGCAAAAATAAAAGAAGGGGTACCCAAGGAAGAAGCAGAAGAAATCAAAAAGAAATTAGTTGAGGCTGGAGCAGAAGTAGAAATTAAATAATTTAACTAATATTTTAACACGATTTTCAAGAAAAAACGATATAATTGAATTCGCATTGGACTTTTTGTCTAATGCGAATTTTGCTGCTTGATTTAGTAAGAAATATTTTTCATATGCCGAGGTGGTTGTTTTTGAATACTATCACTAGGAAAGTAGGTAAAAGGTATAGGAAATTTTTCGGGAAAGTTCCTGAAAATTCTGATTTATACGAAGATTTAGTCAAAATACAAAAAGATTCTTTTGATGATTTTTTAAACCGTAAATTGTTAGAGAGCATAAAAAGTTACATGCCTATCCAAGTATCTGTAAAATCTACCGGAAAAAAAAGTAAGGATATTTTAGTTGATTTTTTTGATTGCAGACACGAAAAGCCAACTGTAAGTGAAGACGAATGTCGCGATAAAGGCTTAACTTACGCTGCTAAAGTCTATTTAAGTGTTAGAATTACAGATACCTCAACAGGCGAAATCATTGAAAAGGATGACGTGTTTTTGTGCAATGTTCCGTATATGACTGACAGAGGTATTTTTATAGTCAACGGAGCTGAAAGAGTAATAGTGAATCAACTTGTACGTTCTCCTGGGATTTATTTTATAAAAGAAGAAGAAACAGATACCACAAAAGAAATGTTTATTGCTCATTTTCTACCTGTTAAAGGTGCATGGTTGGAAATACTTTACAACCCTAACAAAGAAATTCTTCAAGTAAGAATCGATAGAAAAAGAAAATTTAATCTTTTCTTGTTTTTAAGGGCTTTGGGATACGAAAGTGATTTGGACATTCTCAAATTATTTCCTGAAAGGATAAATTTAGAAGATGACATTGAGGTTTCTTCCTATATTGATTGCACTGTTTTATCTGACTTGCGATTTGAAGAACTTGAAAAGCTTGACCCGGCAAGAAAATCCACACTGGGAATGCGACTTTCTGAAGTTCTAGATATATTAAAAGAAAACGATGTAAAAATGGTCACCGTATGTAATCGAGTTGCCCAAATAACCTTAGACAGAATGAAAAAGAGGTATGAAAAAGATGGCATCGTGACTCCACTAGATGCATACAAAGAAATTTATTCAAAATTAAAACCCACAGAAATTCCAAGACCTCAAAAAGCTAAAGAAGAAATTGAAGACATGTATTTTAACCCTTCAAAATTCGATTTTTCGGACATTGGTAGACAAAAAGTACAGACAAAACTCAGAGGTGCATATATTGAATATCTCAAAGAAGTAGAAAATAAAGAAATTACTCAAGACATGGAAGAAAAGATAAAATATCCTTTTAATTCTTTTGCTATCGAAAAATTAGATATTATATTATCTACTCGTTATTTATTAAAGTTACCAGAAAGGCCAGAAGGTTTGGATACGAGAGACCATCTTGGTAACAAAAGGGTACGATCAGTTGGCGAACTTATGCAAGTCGAATTTGAAAGAGCTTTTTCTAAAATTGTTCAACATATTCCTGAAAAAGTTGCTGTTGCTCAATCTATCAATAAAATAAACCCTCAATCTTTAATAAACTCTAGAGCAATAATGACAGCTTTTCATCAGTTTTTTGCAACCAGTCAACTATCTCAGTTCCTTGACCAAGTGAATCCCCTCGCTGAATTAACACATAAAAGGAGATTATCAGCAATTGGTCCAGGCGGTTTAAAAAGAGAGCACGCTAAATTTGAAGTTAGAGACGTCCATCACTCACATTATGGTAGAATGTGTCCAATTGAAACACCAGAAGGCGCTAATATTGGGCTTATTACCTCTCTAGCAATTCTGGCAAAAGTTGATGAATACGGATTTTTAACCACTCCATATTACAAAGTGAAAAAAGGAAAAATACAATATCAAGAAGTAACTTACTTAACTGCAGACGAAGAAGAACTTCATAAAATTGCTCCAGCATCCGTTGAAGTTAATAAAGATGGTACCATTGCTACAGAATATGTTGAAGCAAGATTTCTAGGAAAAGTATCGCTATTCCACAGAGATGAAATAGAGTACATTTCTGTTACTCCTAAACAAATAGCTTCTGTATCAGCTGCTCTGATACCATTTTTAGAACATGATGATGCCAATAGAGCTCTTATGGGTTCTAATATGCAAAGACAAGCCGTTCCACTTTTAAAAACTGAGGCGCCTTTTGTTGGTACAGGTGTAGAATGGTTAGCAGCAAGAGATTCAGGATATTTAATTCTTGCTAAACATCGTGGAATTGTCGATTATGTCGATGGCAGAAAAATAGTAATTTCTAGATTAAATGATAAAGATGAACCTATAATAGATTCAGAAGGTAAAATTGTTAAAGATGAATATGTTCTGATGAAATATGTAAGATCTAACCAAGACATGTGTATAAACCAAATGCCATTAGTAAACCTTGGCGAGATTGTTGAGAAAGGCGATCCTTTAGCTGATGGCCCTTCAATGGATATGGGAGAACTTGCCCTAGGAAAAAATGTTTTAGTTGGATTTATATCTTGGGAAGGTTATAATTTTG is a window of Defluviitoga tunisiensis DNA encoding:
- the rplL gene encoding 50S ribosomal protein L7/L12, whose product is MTKEEFINEIKKMTVGELAELVKALEEEFGVSAAAPVMAAAMPGVAAGQPAEEEKSSFDVILKSFGEQKIGVIKVVREITGLGLKEAKDLVEKAGTPEAKIKEGVPKEEAEEIKKKLVEAGAEVEIK
- the rpoB gene encoding DNA-directed RNA polymerase subunit beta, which produces MPRWLFLNTITRKVGKRYRKFFGKVPENSDLYEDLVKIQKDSFDDFLNRKLLESIKSYMPIQVSVKSTGKKSKDILVDFFDCRHEKPTVSEDECRDKGLTYAAKVYLSVRITDTSTGEIIEKDDVFLCNVPYMTDRGIFIVNGAERVIVNQLVRSPGIYFIKEEETDTTKEMFIAHFLPVKGAWLEILYNPNKEILQVRIDRKRKFNLFLFLRALGYESDLDILKLFPERINLEDDIEVSSYIDCTVLSDLRFEELEKLDPARKSTLGMRLSEVLDILKENDVKMVTVCNRVAQITLDRMKKRYEKDGIVTPLDAYKEIYSKLKPTEIPRPQKAKEEIEDMYFNPSKFDFSDIGRQKVQTKLRGAYIEYLKEVENKEITQDMEEKIKYPFNSFAIEKLDIILSTRYLLKLPERPEGLDTRDHLGNKRVRSVGELMQVEFERAFSKIVQHIPEKVAVAQSINKINPQSLINSRAIMTAFHQFFATSQLSQFLDQVNPLAELTHKRRLSAIGPGGLKREHAKFEVRDVHHSHYGRMCPIETPEGANIGLITSLAILAKVDEYGFLTTPYYKVKKGKIQYQEVTYLTADEEELHKIAPASVEVNKDGTIATEYVEARFLGKVSLFHRDEIEYISVTPKQIASVSAALIPFLEHDDANRALMGSNMQRQAVPLLKTEAPFVGTGVEWLAARDSGYLILAKHRGIVDYVDGRKIVISRLNDKDEPIIDSEGKIVKDEYVLMKYVRSNQDMCINQMPLVNLGEIVEKGDPLADGPSMDMGELALGKNVLVGFISWEGYNFEDAIVVSEELLENDTFTSIHIEVYETKAMDTQLGPEEITADIPNVKKDLLRNLDEDGIVKIGSYVSSGDILVGKVTPRGESDTSPEEKLIKSVFGDKGRDVKDTSLTLPHGVEGRVINVQVFDRKDIPSLEIGVNKYVKVFIATKKTLEAGDKLAGRHGNKGVISTILNKEDMPFMPDGTPLQMLLSPLGVPSRMNIGQILELHLGWLSMLTNDYYASPIFDGATEDEIMNELHKIRKEKGLDLGEDEDYPTGKIVLRDGRTGEPFDFPVAIGSMYMLKLSHIAKDKIHARSTGPYSLIHQQPLGGKAHFGGQRFGEMEVWALEAHGAAHTLNEMLTYKSDDIRGRNEVYKAILKGENLPEPGIPESFKVLVKELQGLLLDIKIYDEEGNELDIDKI